Proteins found in one Syngnathus acus chromosome 9, fSynAcu1.2, whole genome shotgun sequence genomic segment:
- the zgc:113436 gene encoding uncharacterized protein zgc:113436 isoform X4 gives MPSSIMWGQRKKKRERLSLRLSGRGRFFWTATLMTSDIIWVRRRLSTEFKIKVCETCQHAERNKNLARTVRPIKVDAPWDIVGIDIIGPFPETQQLNTHVTVLIDYFSKWPEAFPLQKTDAVSIARCISKCMSRFGSPKTIVCTQSPDFCDEVTNLLSHRWGIMQKVSPPAQPQLNPLHDCTSPLLKEAITQMVTEKQTDWDDFLDPVLFLFRTSINPTTKFTPYSLMFNRKANAPNQATLGPLGYDDHEQDMYSVKEKASTYMTIMQEQQNTVKQLVIANMKAAYKEEKKNVKRKAHNSPSMTLKTSEPLFCAGVSPSKKLKEDGLYLSFPVETVLATEQSSSEVIKTELTFHMAESDNH, from the exons ATGCCAAGCTCTATTATGTGGGgccaaagaaagaagaaaagagagaggtTGTCATTGAGGCTGAGCGGAAGAGGCAGATTTTTCTGGACTGCCACTTTAATGACATCGGACATCATTTGGgtcagaagaagactgtccacAGAATTCAAA ATTAAAGTATGTGAGACATGTCAACATGCAGAGAGGAATAAAAATCTGGCGAGGACAGTCCGACCAATCAAAGTGGATGCACCATGGGATATCGTTGGAATTGACATAATAG GGCCTTTCCCAGAGACTCAGCAATTGAACACGCATGTTACTGTTCTCATTGATTACTTCAGCAAATGGCCTGAGGCATTTCCACTGCAAAAGACGGATGCTGTCTCCATAGCGAGGTGTATTTCCAAATGTATGTCCAG GTTTGGTTCCCCGAAAACAATCGTGTGCACACAGAGCCCAGACTTCTGTGATGAG GTTACAAATCTGTTGAGCCACAGATggggcatcatgcaaaaagtCTCTCCTCCGGCTCAGCCTCAACTCAACCCGCTACACGACTGCACTAGTCCGTTGCTGAAAGAGGCTATTACGCAGATGGTGACAGAAAAGCAGACAGACTGGGATGACTTTCTGGATCCTGTGCTGTTTCTCTTCAGAACATCTATAAACCCTACAACCAAGTTCACGCCTTACTCGCTCATGTTCAACCGGAAAGCGAACGCTCCAAACCAA gCTACACTCGGTCCACTTGGATATGATGATCATGAGCAGGACATGtattctgtcaaagagaaggcTTCCACATACATGACTATAATGCAAGAACAGCAGAACACCGTTAAGCAGTTG GTGATAGCCAACATGAAAGCAGCCTacaaagaggagaagaagaatgtAAAAAGAAAGGCACACAACAGCCCCTCAATGACTTTAAAAACATCAGAGCCACTGTTTTGCGCTGGAGTGTCCCCTTcaaaaaaactgaaagaaGATGGTTTATATTTATCTTTCCCCGTGGAGACGGTGCTGGCCACCGAGCAAAGTAGTTCTGAAGTTATAAAAACTGAATTAACGTTTCACATGGCTGAGTCTGATAATCACTGA
- the zgc:113436 gene encoding uncharacterized protein zgc:113436 isoform X3, translating to MPSSIMWGQRKKKRERLSLRLSGRGRFFWTATLMTSDIIWVRRRLSTEFKIKVCETCQHAERNKNLARTVRPIKVDAPWDIVGIDIIGPFPETQQLNTHVTVLIDYFSKWPEAFPLQKTDAVSIARCISKCMSRFGSPKTIVCTQSPDFCDECVVDYSLQVTNLLSHRWGIMQKVSPPAQPQLNPLHDCTSPLLKEAITQMVTEKQTDWDDFLDPVLFLFRTSINPTTKFTPYSLMFNRKANAPNQATLGPLGYDDHEQDMYSVKEKASTYMTIMQEQQNTVKQLVIANMKAAYKEEKKNVKRKAHNSPSMTLKTSEPLFCAGVSPSKKLKEDGLYLSFPVETVLATEQSSSEVIKTELTFHMAESDNH from the exons ATGCCAAGCTCTATTATGTGGGgccaaagaaagaagaaaagagagaggtTGTCATTGAGGCTGAGCGGAAGAGGCAGATTTTTCTGGACTGCCACTTTAATGACATCGGACATCATTTGGgtcagaagaagactgtccacAGAATTCAAA ATTAAAGTATGTGAGACATGTCAACATGCAGAGAGGAATAAAAATCTGGCGAGGACAGTCCGACCAATCAAAGTGGATGCACCATGGGATATCGTTGGAATTGACATAATAG GGCCTTTCCCAGAGACTCAGCAATTGAACACGCATGTTACTGTTCTCATTGATTACTTCAGCAAATGGCCTGAGGCATTTCCACTGCAAAAGACGGATGCTGTCTCCATAGCGAGGTGTATTTCCAAATGTATGTCCAG GTTTGGTTCCCCGAAAACAATCGTGTGCACACAGAGCCCAGACTTCTGTGATGAG TGTGTTGTGGATTATTCTTTGCAGGTTACAAATCTGTTGAGCCACAGATggggcatcatgcaaaaagtCTCTCCTCCGGCTCAGCCTCAACTCAACCCGCTACACGACTGCACTAGTCCGTTGCTGAAAGAGGCTATTACGCAGATGGTGACAGAAAAGCAGACAGACTGGGATGACTTTCTGGATCCTGTGCTGTTTCTCTTCAGAACATCTATAAACCCTACAACCAAGTTCACGCCTTACTCGCTCATGTTCAACCGGAAAGCGAACGCTCCAAACCAA gCTACACTCGGTCCACTTGGATATGATGATCATGAGCAGGACATGtattctgtcaaagagaaggcTTCCACATACATGACTATAATGCAAGAACAGCAGAACACCGTTAAGCAGTTG GTGATAGCCAACATGAAAGCAGCCTacaaagaggagaagaagaatgtAAAAAGAAAGGCACACAACAGCCCCTCAATGACTTTAAAAACATCAGAGCCACTGTTTTGCGCTGGAGTGTCCCCTTcaaaaaaactgaaagaaGATGGTTTATATTTATCTTTCCCCGTGGAGACGGTGCTGGCCACCGAGCAAAGTAGTTCTGAAGTTATAAAAACTGAATTAACGTTTCACATGGCTGAGTCTGATAATCACTGA
- the abcb9 gene encoding ATP-binding cassette sub-family B member 9 isoform X1, which yields MGIKINVSCTISYILLDLIIATVLYAHGSHLIIFVEDGLNFSILQSMLDIWGTALLRACLLLGASIGVLWNREDGPHRVTKLTTLILLVCQSIITYTLAKLLMLSELGPLSHRPWSLSLICWTCFSSLAVLVLWWVLGQKKHDTRKQGRREDTEKLLQSDCEEEEEEEEKGVCSERKNTPEKKAIAKTTTGATLGRLLNYSKKDGGLLTVAVIFLIISAVCEAFIPYYYGKAIDSIVVHRSMEYFAKPAITLTVLAFTSSIAVGVRGGVFTLTFARLNLRFRNHLFRTLMKQDIGFFDENHTGDITSRLSADTTQVSDLISQNINVFLRSAIKAVGFLIFMFGMSWKLTLVNMMGLPFIAVLSEYYGNYYKSLTKEVQTTLAKANKVAEETISAMKTVRSFANEHREADSYYSKLVVMYHLNKKQALAYACYMWSSCISELTLEVTILAYGGHLVVTGQMDSSQLLSFFIYTLEMGECLSNIASVYSGLMQGVGAAEKVFDYLDRKPDHPADGTETLETFIGLVDFQDIKFAYPTRPEIEILKGVSFTLKPGEVTALVGPSGSGKSSCVNLLENFYAPQQGQVLLDGKPVHTFLHCDLHSQVALVGQEPVLFARTIEENITYGLTDVPMEAVIEAATKANAHDFIMDLPQGYQTSVGEKGAQLSGGQKQRVAIARALVRHPRVLILDEATSALDAESEHIVQQALNNIIREHTVLVIAHRLSTVERADSIIVIDKGRVAEQGSHAQLMASGGLYYKLVQRQVLGIETGDEVLNLAESSSWKPDGGHQHSRQSSSASDQEYNPRY from the exons ATgggtattaaaataaatgtgagctGTACTATTTCATACATTCTACTGGACCTCATTATTGCCACAGTCCTTTATGCGCATGGATCACATTTGATCATATTTGTGGAGGATGGCTTGAACTTCAGCATTCTGCAGTCTATGTTGGACATTTGGGGGACTGCGCTGCTTCGAGCATGTCTCCTGCTGGGTGCTTCCATTGGAGTGCTGTGGAACAGAGAGGATGGTCCACACAGGGTGACTAAACTCACCACCCTCATCCTCTTAGTCTGCCAGAGCATAATAACGTATACGCTGGCCAAGCTGCTGATGCTGAGTGAACTTGGGCCCCTATCTCATCGTCCCTGGTCTTTGAGTCTGATCTGCTGGACCTGTTTCTCCTCACTGGCAGTTCTGGTACTGTGGTGGGTTCTTGGTCAGAAAAAACATGACACCCGTAAACAAGGACGTCGCGAGGACACTGAGAAGTTGCTTCAGTCAGAttgtgaagaggaggaggaggaggaggagaaaggggTGTGCAGTGAGAGGAAGAACACGCCAGAGAAGAAAGCAATAGCAAAGACCACCACAGGAGCTACTCTTGGCCGTCTGCTGAACTACTCGAAAAAAGATGGAGGACTGTTGACCGTAgccgtcatcttcctcatcatcTCTGCTGTGT GTGAAGCCTTCATACCTTACTACTATGGCAAGGCTATAGATAGCATTGTGGTCCATCGGAGCATGGAATACTTTGCTAAACCTGCTATCACACTGACAGTCCTGGCATTTACCAG TTCAATTGCAGTCGGCGTGCGTGGAGGAGTGTTTACGCTCACATTTGCACGACTGAATCTTCGGTTCAGGAACCATCTTTTTAGAACTCTGATGAAACAGGACATTGGTTTTTTTGATGAGAACCATACAG GTGATATCACTTCACGTCTGTCAGCTGACACCACCCAAGTGAGTGACCTCATCTCCCAGAACATTAATGTGTTCTTGAGGAGCGCCATCAAAGCTGTTGGCTttctcatttttatgtttgggATGTCCTGGAAGCTAACATTAGTGAACATGATGGGACTTCCTTTTATTGCCGTTCTTTCAGAGTATTATGGGAATTACTACAAG AGCCTAACTAAAGAGGTACAGACAACACTTGCAAAGGCTAACAAAGTTGCAGAAGAAACCATTTCCGCCATGAAGACAGTGCGAAGCTTCGCTAACGAGCATCGAGAGGCTGATTCCTACTACAGCAAGCTCGTTGTCATGTACCATCTCAACAAGAAACAAGCCCTGGCATATGCTTGCTATATGTGGTCCAGCTGT ATCTCAGAGCTCACTCTAGAGGTGACCATCCTCGCCTATGGTGGCCACCTTGTGGTTACTGGTCAGATGGACAGCAGCCAATTGTTATCATTTTTCATATACACGCTTGAAATGGGGGAATGTTTGTCG AACATTGCGTCGGTTTACTCGGGCCTCATGCAGGGCGTAGGGGCCGCTGAAAAGGTTTTCGACTACTTGGACAGAAAACCCGATCACCCAGCAGATGGCACAGAGACTTTGGAGACATTCATTGGTCTGGTGGATTTTCAAGATATCAAATTTGCCTACCCTACTCGGCCAGAGATCGAAATCCTTAAG GGAGTGTCATTCACTCTAAAGCCGGGCGAGGTGACTGCCCTGGTGGGACCTTCTGGCAGTGGAAAGAGCTCCTGTGTCAACCTATTGGAAAATTTCTATGCTCCTCAGCAGGGTCAAGTCCTCTTGGATGGAAAGCCTGTTCACACCTTTCTGCATTGTGACCTCCATTCTCAA GTGGCGCTTGTGGGCCAAGAACCAGTGCTTTTTGCCCGAACAATTGAGGAGAACATCACTTATGGTCTGACAGATGTCCCCATGGAGGCTGTCATAGAGGCAGCCACAAAAGCGAATGCGCATGATTTCATCATGGACCTGCCCCAAGGCTATCAAACAA GTGTTGGCGAGAAAGGTGCACAGTTGTCAGGTGGGCAAAAACAAAGGGTGGCCATTGCAAGAGCTCTTGTACGACACCCTCGTGTTCTTATCCTGGATGAAGCGACCAGTGCCTTGGATGCTGAGAGTGAACACATT GTTCAGCAAGCTCTAAACAACATCATTAGGGAGCACACGGTATTAGTGATTGCACATCGGCTCAGCACTGTGGAGAGAGCAGACAGCATCATAGTGATCGATAAGGGCCGTGTGGCTGAACAGGGATCTCATGCTCAGCTGATGGCCAGTGGGGGGCTGTACTACAAACTGGTGCAACGACAGGTTCTGGGCATAGAGACGGGCGATGAAGTACTAAATCTTGCAGAGAGTTCCTCCTGGAAACCTGATGGAGGACATCAGCATAGCAGACAAAGCAGCAGTGCAAGCGATCAAGAGTACAATCCTCGCTATTGA
- the abcb9 gene encoding ATP-binding cassette sub-family B member 9 isoform X2, whose amino-acid sequence MGIKINVSCTISYILLDLIIATVLYAHGSHLIIFVEDGLNFSILQSMLDIWGTALLRACLLLGASIGVLWNREDGPHRVTKLTTLILLVCQSIITYTLAKLLMLSELGPLSHRPWSLSLICWTCFSSLAVLVLWWVLGQKKHDTRKQGRREDTEKLLQSDCEEEEEEEEKGVCSERKNTPEKKAIAKTTTGATLGRLLNYSKKDGGLLTVAVIFLIISAVCEAFIPYYYGKAIDSIVVHRSMEYFAKPAITLTVLAFTSSIAVGVRGGVFTLTFARLNLRFRNHLFRTLMKQDIGFFDENHTGDITSRLSADTTQLTLVNMMGLPFIAVLSEYYGNYYKSLTKEVQTTLAKANKVAEETISAMKTVRSFANEHREADSYYSKLVVMYHLNKKQALAYACYMWSSCISELTLEVTILAYGGHLVVTGQMDSSQLLSFFIYTLEMGECLSNIASVYSGLMQGVGAAEKVFDYLDRKPDHPADGTETLETFIGLVDFQDIKFAYPTRPEIEILKGVSFTLKPGEVTALVGPSGSGKSSCVNLLENFYAPQQGQVLLDGKPVHTFLHCDLHSQVALVGQEPVLFARTIEENITYGLTDVPMEAVIEAATKANAHDFIMDLPQGYQTSVGEKGAQLSGGQKQRVAIARALVRHPRVLILDEATSALDAESEHIVQQALNNIIREHTVLVIAHRLSTVERADSIIVIDKGRVAEQGSHAQLMASGGLYYKLVQRQVLGIETGDEVLNLAESSSWKPDGGHQHSRQSSSASDQEYNPRY is encoded by the exons ATgggtattaaaataaatgtgagctGTACTATTTCATACATTCTACTGGACCTCATTATTGCCACAGTCCTTTATGCGCATGGATCACATTTGATCATATTTGTGGAGGATGGCTTGAACTTCAGCATTCTGCAGTCTATGTTGGACATTTGGGGGACTGCGCTGCTTCGAGCATGTCTCCTGCTGGGTGCTTCCATTGGAGTGCTGTGGAACAGAGAGGATGGTCCACACAGGGTGACTAAACTCACCACCCTCATCCTCTTAGTCTGCCAGAGCATAATAACGTATACGCTGGCCAAGCTGCTGATGCTGAGTGAACTTGGGCCCCTATCTCATCGTCCCTGGTCTTTGAGTCTGATCTGCTGGACCTGTTTCTCCTCACTGGCAGTTCTGGTACTGTGGTGGGTTCTTGGTCAGAAAAAACATGACACCCGTAAACAAGGACGTCGCGAGGACACTGAGAAGTTGCTTCAGTCAGAttgtgaagaggaggaggaggaggaggagaaaggggTGTGCAGTGAGAGGAAGAACACGCCAGAGAAGAAAGCAATAGCAAAGACCACCACAGGAGCTACTCTTGGCCGTCTGCTGAACTACTCGAAAAAAGATGGAGGACTGTTGACCGTAgccgtcatcttcctcatcatcTCTGCTGTGT GTGAAGCCTTCATACCTTACTACTATGGCAAGGCTATAGATAGCATTGTGGTCCATCGGAGCATGGAATACTTTGCTAAACCTGCTATCACACTGACAGTCCTGGCATTTACCAG TTCAATTGCAGTCGGCGTGCGTGGAGGAGTGTTTACGCTCACATTTGCACGACTGAATCTTCGGTTCAGGAACCATCTTTTTAGAACTCTGATGAAACAGGACATTGGTTTTTTTGATGAGAACCATACAG GTGATATCACTTCACGTCTGTCAGCTGACACCACCCAA CTAACATTAGTGAACATGATGGGACTTCCTTTTATTGCCGTTCTTTCAGAGTATTATGGGAATTACTACAAG AGCCTAACTAAAGAGGTACAGACAACACTTGCAAAGGCTAACAAAGTTGCAGAAGAAACCATTTCCGCCATGAAGACAGTGCGAAGCTTCGCTAACGAGCATCGAGAGGCTGATTCCTACTACAGCAAGCTCGTTGTCATGTACCATCTCAACAAGAAACAAGCCCTGGCATATGCTTGCTATATGTGGTCCAGCTGT ATCTCAGAGCTCACTCTAGAGGTGACCATCCTCGCCTATGGTGGCCACCTTGTGGTTACTGGTCAGATGGACAGCAGCCAATTGTTATCATTTTTCATATACACGCTTGAAATGGGGGAATGTTTGTCG AACATTGCGTCGGTTTACTCGGGCCTCATGCAGGGCGTAGGGGCCGCTGAAAAGGTTTTCGACTACTTGGACAGAAAACCCGATCACCCAGCAGATGGCACAGAGACTTTGGAGACATTCATTGGTCTGGTGGATTTTCAAGATATCAAATTTGCCTACCCTACTCGGCCAGAGATCGAAATCCTTAAG GGAGTGTCATTCACTCTAAAGCCGGGCGAGGTGACTGCCCTGGTGGGACCTTCTGGCAGTGGAAAGAGCTCCTGTGTCAACCTATTGGAAAATTTCTATGCTCCTCAGCAGGGTCAAGTCCTCTTGGATGGAAAGCCTGTTCACACCTTTCTGCATTGTGACCTCCATTCTCAA GTGGCGCTTGTGGGCCAAGAACCAGTGCTTTTTGCCCGAACAATTGAGGAGAACATCACTTATGGTCTGACAGATGTCCCCATGGAGGCTGTCATAGAGGCAGCCACAAAAGCGAATGCGCATGATTTCATCATGGACCTGCCCCAAGGCTATCAAACAA GTGTTGGCGAGAAAGGTGCACAGTTGTCAGGTGGGCAAAAACAAAGGGTGGCCATTGCAAGAGCTCTTGTACGACACCCTCGTGTTCTTATCCTGGATGAAGCGACCAGTGCCTTGGATGCTGAGAGTGAACACATT GTTCAGCAAGCTCTAAACAACATCATTAGGGAGCACACGGTATTAGTGATTGCACATCGGCTCAGCACTGTGGAGAGAGCAGACAGCATCATAGTGATCGATAAGGGCCGTGTGGCTGAACAGGGATCTCATGCTCAGCTGATGGCCAGTGGGGGGCTGTACTACAAACTGGTGCAACGACAGGTTCTGGGCATAGAGACGGGCGATGAAGTACTAAATCTTGCAGAGAGTTCCTCCTGGAAACCTGATGGAGGACATCAGCATAGCAGACAAAGCAGCAGTGCAAGCGATCAAGAGTACAATCCTCGCTATTGA